DNA from Platichthys flesus chromosome 20, fPlaFle2.1, whole genome shotgun sequence:
CTGAGCCCCATGTTGACTCGCCGGAGTAACTTCTGCCTCGATGTGATACAAGACAAGTTGTATGTCGTTGGGGGCTATGACGGCACCTCCATCACTCAAATGGCAGAGGTCTACAATCCTCTCACCAACCTGTGGTCTAACATCTCTATGCCAGAAATCTCCCGCAGCGGAGCAAGCTCCTGTGTTGTGACCGGAATCCTCAACATGGCTGACTACACGTTAGCTCGAGACGCACTGCCTTATTTAAACTTACACGGAGTTATCGATAATTCAGGGGACTCTGAGTAACACTTTCTGAGGTTTCGAGTATAACTACTGTATGTCCTTGTTTGAAACTAGTCTTTTATAGTAAAATAAATACCAGTAAGCAAGAACTGGGTAAGAATGTATGTGTACAGGTACTTTTGAGCATTTAcagcatgtttgtgtgacttAAACTTAACATCAGTCAACAAGGTATTTACCACATTAACATTATTACACTTGTAACGGGGATCAAACATCAACATGAACTTGTAACAGTGACACAGAAAGAGTTTGCGTtagtgtatgtatgcatgtctatgtttgtgtgtgtacatgtggttgtgtatgtgtgaagtGAACAATGACCATTGGCTCAATTAACCCCCAAGTCACTGGCTCTGTTTCACATAGAAGTTCAGAtcaacctttaaaaaacaaatgtatagtTTCAGTCAACggaaacgctggagtgcttttattttgaaaagactgTCCTACATGAAGTGTGACatgttggacagaaacacataGAAACTGCCAGAAGATCCTTTTCTCTGTATATTCTGCTGTGAACTGTGCACGGAATGTGTAAAGCACATGAACACTAAAAGAAAACGAACAACAATTAGTAAAGCAGCCTTTCCTCCAGATGAGGACGTGTGTCCAGTCACCTTCACACGAGGCAAGAACCAGGAAGTATTAACTCTGAACCATGTCTAACAATATTATGATGTTTTGTCCCGTTCTTCATGCCATAGGCcaatttgaacatttattggTGTATAACTTATTGATTGTGTCTTAAACTTCTATTTAAAGGAGGAATGATGTTTTATCTACTTGTAATTTGCTTCTATAAAAAgtttataaaagtaaaatggTTTGTTCACAAAGTGTTTCCTTGAAAACTGAGACTGAAAATGTCGTAAAACGTTCAAGAATTCTTATACTCACCAAAGTTTAACGGGTCCTCTTTTTATTGGGCCACGTTCCATCAAGTACCAACAGGCTTTGCTGAggtttttttaacattgaaaaaaacagagtGTAAAATGTATAGGGAGTGTCTATAACAAGGCTCTCTTTTTTATTCTACATATAATACACTGCAAATACCGACTCTTCGTAAACTTGTGTTTTATTAACCTCTGTTTCCGAGCATAAGACCGGCTGCATggtccctcttcctctcctgaaTCCCCTCTGGTGGTGAGATTCTTCTACTCTCCGTATCAAATGCTAATCATTCAGTAATGTTCTTTTGTGACGTGTTGTCAATGCTATTGACCGATAGTTCATTGGATTTGATAGATACTTCCCTGGTTTAACTTACCTCCTCTTTCCAACCAACTGGCAACTTCTCCAACCGTATTATACAAACATCAGAACTTCTGTGATGCCACCATGCCTACCTGCTTTAGCATTGCACAACTGATTTCATCCTTCCTTGGAGATGTTAACCCAGATCTTTCTATTGCTCTCCTCGATTTGTAGTATCGTCCCTTCTCTCAAGAATTCCATGATAAGCTGATCTCGTCCTTGCCTCTCATCTCCTGCCCTCCTCAGTCAAGTTATCAGAACTACGGATTTCAGGAAGTGCTTTGCCTTTCATCTAGCTAACATGTTTCCTTCCCTTTGATCTCACAGCTCTTTGATATACTATTCTTTCATGGTTATGACTTACTCAATCCCGTTGATGTTGGTTGCCTTCCGCaaataaaccaaacagaaaAGATGGAAGGAGAACACAAAccagatacaaattaaaatgaggGGAACATTGTATAATGAACTCCGCCGGGCGGGACTGTTCTGTGACGCCGTCCTcaaagtggaggaggtggagtttcCAATTCACCGGACCATCCTCTATGGATGCAGTCCCTACTTTCAGTAAGCTGGTGACCTGATCAGCGGGGAGAACATTCATCTTATTGAGCAATCTTCATGCCGCTACTGccacttataataataatcattatcatAAATGGTCACAATCAAACTTGTTTTACTTAATGATCTTTGTTTGGGgaagatatttgaaaaaaaattatagaaatcacttgcacacacacacacacacacacacacttcaaaacaTATTAAGAGCTGCTTCAAAAAGTTTTATCCATGGTGCAAGTTCCTAGTCTGTCTCCAAACTTTGCAaaaatttcccttttcactttgTCCCTTCTGTTTGAGAAGTACTGAAACTGGTTTATATTGTAGTGGTCCATGTGAAATGGTCGAATATCTCTTTTGAATCTCTGCCTTGtctcccctctcaccctcaGAGCTCTCTTTAAACACTGTCCAACCACAAGTCAGATTTTCCACATCCCCCTCGTGTCTCCTCACATCCTGCGGGTCATCATTGAGTTTGCATACACTGGCTCTGTTGCTTCCACAGAGGACAACGTGCAGGAGTTGATGATGACAGCTGATATGCTCAACATAGTTGGCATCATACAAGCATGCTCGCGCTATATCGGTGAGCAGCTCTGCCCACAGAACTGCGTTGGCATCTGGCAGTTCACAGATATCTGCGAAAGCTTCGAGCTGCGGTGCAAGGCCTTCCACTACATCATCCAGCACTTTGAGGAGGTCGTTCCTGCAGAAGAgttcctgcagctctctgtgaaAGAGCTGACCGCAGTCCTTGGCAAAGATGAACTTAGTGTGAGGATTGAAAGTTCTGTGTTTGAAGCAATCCTGCGCTGGATCAGCCACATACCCAGAGAACGAGAGCAACACATTGCTAAGCTTTTGTCTAAGGTAATATATCTAGTCTAGATCTACTGCAGATATACTACCAATATAGTTTGAAGTTTGATGTGATATCAACGAGTTCTGTTCCCTTGACCCTGTGTAGGTGCGGCTGGGCCTGACAAGCAGATTGTACATTTTGACCCAAGTGATCACCAATGAGCTGGTGTTGAGCAGCACTGAGTGCAAGCTAATAACTGAACATTCCATGTGTATGTTATGGCACATATCCACAATAGAACCCTTGCCGTGTGGTCTCAGTAACACTCTCGCCCGTCCTCGTGTGCCTAACTCCTTCCTGTTGGTCACTGGAGGCTGCATCGGGGGGGTTGATTGTGGCGATATGGATTCGTACGATTCCGTCGTTGACCACTGCATCAACATCTCAGACAAGCTGCAGAATCCTCTGGCCTATCATGGCACCGTCTTCCTCAATGGTTATGTCTACTGTGTCGGTGGCATACAGAGAGAGCACTGCTGTAACAACGTGGTCAGGTTGGACCTGAGGACACACGTCTGGCAGGAGGTGGCGCCGATGCACTACCGCCGCGGCTACGTGAGCATCACCGTGCTGAACGGGTTCATCTATGCCCTCGGCGGCTCTGACGGACTGGTTGAACTCAACACTGGGGAGCACTACTGTCCCGAAACCAACCAGTGGACACTTATTGCACCCATGCACTTGCTGAGGAGCGACGCCAGCTGCACAGTACTGCATGGCAAGGTTTGTTATatatggaaataataataatcattatgctgatccttcccatcccggttaCCACCTATCCCAGAGACTCCCATCCGGAATGAGGTCCcaggccatcaggactaaaacaaacacaaacaagtcccctgcatcacactgacccTGTATCACACtgaatctgccccccccccctgcacataatttataactgatatattattggcactattACCAATCTCTTCACCTTAGCACCGCACCTGCCAATTACTCTGTTcctgtatatattttattctatattgtagtttttatattgttgttttatgttcagtgcaccaacgaacgacaccaaggcaatttcctgtatgtgcaatcattcattctgattctgattctagtAGTAAGTAGTCTAGGTAGTATTAGTCACCTTCTAAAACCAAGACAGGACCTGGGTACTCACTGCTGCTCCTTGTCTCCTCAGATATACATGTGTGGTGGTTTCACCGGGACCGAGTGCCTGCAGACGGCTGAATGTTACGATCCAGAAACCGACCGTTGGACAATGATCAGCCCGATGAGCTGTGTGCGACGTGGACTGAGAGTTGTTGAATATAATGAGAGAATCTATGCAGTAAGTACACAAAACACTGCTGACATCCACATCACCCAACAATCTAAACTATAGTtgttttcagacgtgcactgaacgtTGTAGTGTGCACAacttcctgctgtgttgtgcatgtgtgagaggaaATGTGCATATTTTACCAGTGTAATACTTGATGAgattaatttgtcatttaatAGTGCAAATGTAAATCCAGGATGTTGTGTAACCGAAGAAAAGCAAATCACGTAATCTGCAGTATCTGTAATTTGTGCAACAGGAGTCCGCGCCTGGctaaatgttagcatgctaactttgTGTTATATTCACTGTGTTAAGTGTTGTGGTTTCTTAAAAACATAGTTcaacaaattaatgaaaattccctcatcACCTCACTACTtggccgatggaggggtgggtgggtgaagtgtttgagttctgGAGTTTAATTggtaaactttgttgcagcagaatccataCAATTGAAGTGAATAGTGACCGAGACTTCAGACGTGATAAAACCACAGAGGAACATAACGTGCCTCCAtatctgctcctgtggtgtcctcCAAGTGTCCACCAGCCCCGACTCAAGGAGACATCAGAgaatcatctgttcatctaaACCAAATTACCCAAATAATAATCTGAACCTTTTAAATCCAGCAGTCAAACCAATCTAACCTCATTCTACTTtattctgtgtatttttttccattcaaaCCCTTGACCTAAATATTTGTCTCCTCCAGATCGGTGGCTTCGATGGAATCCAGTGTCTGTCAAATGTTGAGGCCTACGACCCCGGGTCCAACTCCTGGCACCCGGTGAGCCCCATGAGGTCCGACCGCAGCAACTTCTGCCTGGAGGTGATAGAGAACCTGTTCTACGTCATTGGGGGCTTCATCGGCATCTCCAACGTGGAACACATAGACGTGTATTGTCCTTCTAGTGACCTCTGGGTCGCCCGTAAAGCCATCATGTCCCGCAGCTACGCAAGCTCCTGTGTCGTGTCTGGAATCCCCAACGTGGCAGAGTTTATAACATCTCGATACTCACTGCCGCTCTTCAATGTGGATTTGGGTCCAGGCTATTTCAGCTGATCACATCAGGAAATTTGTGACAAATACATGTTTTGATACCTTTAATAGATGATATGATGTGATTATACCAGTTATACCTGAATCTCCAGCCTGCCCCTGTAtagaagataataaaaaaagattaactCCCGCATGGTATTATTCTGAGATGTTTCTGCTTGTGGTTATTCCGTCATTTTAATTATACATAAATtctaaattattgttttctaacGTAACGATTAGCCATTCAAACAGAATCAGCCGCTCACTGTAAATTCAGAAAACGGACTTCTTCTCTTTCAGGTTCACACAGAGTGAATTCATCCAGAACAAGCGTCGTGTTGTTATGTGACGTCTCAGCAGACACGTGACACAACATATCTGAGGTtgttatgaatattaaaataggTTTGAATTGAGTTTAAACGGAATGAAGCGGAACCTTCGTCTCACCTCGCCGTCGTCGCCCGGACTCTTTAGTTGGACGAACcgagcagaggagaagcagaaagaaaaacttcaGTGTTTTGACTCCGAACGGtgaaatgatgaagaggatgaagatcgAGTGACGGTGAAGGTGAAGTTCAGCAGGAGAACATGAGGAGGAGCGACTCGACCGGAGGAGCGGAGCGGTTCGAGTATCTCCAGACTCTGGTGACGGAGTTCCAGGACACGGACAGCGGAGGTGAGATCGGTTTCACTTCGTCTGACTGAATAAATCCCGGAAGTTCCACCTGAGACCATCACTGAGAGTCTGCACGAGGAGCGAGACatttaatagtaataataaatcGTGAGCTTTATTATGAAAGGGCACaacatgtgatgtaaacaggaaggagGCTGCGGACGAGTCACACTCATCTCAGATGTTTTGTCTGATAAACTGTTTCATGTCCACAGATTGATAAATTGATTAATCTGTTCATTACCCGAGTTTGACATGATCAAATATGAAtaattgaattattttctgaCGCAGGCACAAatattgaaatttaaataatgtgatGACGTTTACCCACACAAGATCAACTGCTCATTTCATGTCATGCATTAAAACACACTCGTGAGTTCTCTCTGCATCGCTGCTTCTAAATAACCCACAGATCTCAGATTCAGGCTCATTTCAAGGAATTTGTTCAAAACgttttcatttgttaaatttCTTATCAAATGTTCCTCATTGCATCAGAGGCCAAGGAGCAGGTGCTGGCGAACCTGGCCAACTTCGCCTACGACCCGAAGAACATGGAGTCTCTGCGGGAGCTGCAGGTGACCGACCTCTTCCTGGACATGTTGACCGAGGAGaacgagaacctggtggagttTGGGATGGGTGAGTGTTGCTCCTGTGAACCGCCATCTTGCTCCTGTTGCCTCTTCACGTCATCCATCACctctgttgtctgtgtgtcatgttcTCAGGAGGGTTGTGTAACCTCAGCATGGAGCCGCAGTGCAGAGacctcatcctgcagagcaGCGGGATCAGCTTAGTCACCGACTGTCTGTCCAGCCAGAGGGAAGAGACCGTCCTGTCGGCCATCACCACGCTCATGAACCTCACCACGCCACAGTCCCGCTCTGACATCACCGCCCCGGCCATCGTGCAGTGCATGCTGCGCTTCTCCCTGTCGGAGAACCCCCGGCTGCGCAGCCTGGCAGCCGTGTTCCTGCAGGACTGCTGCAGCCGGGAGCAGGTGGCCCGGGCGGAGCAGCAGATGCAGGGACAACAGACGGCGGTCGGGATCCCGCTGCCCAAAGACAGCTGagatgt
Protein-coding regions in this window:
- the LOC133931847 gene encoding kelch-like protein 10; its protein translation is MRGTLYNELRRAGLFCDAVLKVEEVEFPIHRTILYGCSPYFQALFKHCPTTSQIFHIPLVSPHILRVIIEFAYTGSVASTEDNVQELMMTADMLNIVGIIQACSRYIGEQLCPQNCVGIWQFTDICESFELRCKAFHYIIQHFEEVVPAEEFLQLSVKELTAVLGKDELSVRIESSVFEAILRWISHIPREREQHIAKLLSKVRLGLTSRLYILTQVITNELVLSSTECKLITEHSMCMLWHISTIEPLPCGLSNTLARPRVPNSFLLVTGGCIGGVDCGDMDSYDSVVDHCINISDKLQNPLAYHGTVFLNGYVYCVGGIQREHCCNNVVRLDLRTHVWQEVAPMHYRRGYVSITVLNGFIYALGGSDGLVELNTGEHYCPETNQWTLIAPMHLLRSDASCTVLHGKIYMCGGFTGTECLQTAECYDPETDRWTMISPMSCVRRGLRVVEYNERIYAIGGFDGIQCLSNVEAYDPGSNSWHPVSPMRSDRSNFCLEVIENLFYVIGGFIGISNVEHIDVYCPSSDLWVARKAIMSRSYASSCVVSGIPNVAEFITSRYSLPLFNVDLGPGYFS
- the armc7 gene encoding armadillo repeat-containing protein 7; translated protein: MRRSDSTGGAERFEYLQTLVTEFQDTDSGEAKEQVLANLANFAYDPKNMESLRELQVTDLFLDMLTEENENLVEFGMGGLCNLSMEPQCRDLILQSSGISLVTDCLSSQREETVLSAITTLMNLTTPQSRSDITAPAIVQCMLRFSLSENPRLRSLAAVFLQDCCSREQVARAEQQMQGQQTAVGIPLPKDS